One genomic region from Sorangium aterium encodes:
- a CDS encoding AAA-like domain-containing protein — MTFSAPPDLDQAKASARDHRRRFQAGGTVGEGVIYIERPADRELFEALLRGELCYVLSPRHIGKSSLRLQVSMRLRAEQVECASVDLGALGTDTTSPVSWYLGLASEIAEQLGLEPPDEFWDAHWHLGPVHCWLRWLEDVVLVEISSAIVLFIDEVDATLNLPFSRDDFFAILRAFVNRRAERPANARLTFCLLGAAAPSELAADPARAPFNIGRPIRLDDFTRAEVRGFRAGLEGLAADPDALLDAVFAWTSGHPYMTQRLCADLAGERRDLDVDEAVARRFLDQGRTEDPNLRHAERCLEAQGPRCGRAPALLRLYKQLLDGHRVGVDAGDPIQRTLLLSGLSVERTAASGAPYLDVRNRVFRRVFDRAWVLSREADRATREPLARWLSHGRRDDYLVGGVALAELTSWCDGRGDLSAEETAFLSACARAEGQRRSTRRLITVLAVAVTLLGGLILVLVWQMGKEERALLRAQQESRENDARRLAAQSAKERAEGLLPRARLLAVEAALAARASGRPAGPAVVQALGDAVWGPAVDQEVLVGGGGAVQHAAFSPDGRLVATASADGAARIFRLGGHDEPLVLRARTPGGVVAVAFNHDGSLLATASTDGAVRLWRPDGREDRALSTRDVAPTSVAFSPDGSRVVAGTTGGAIYVWRPDMEGEPPLVVPLGERLIRRAVFSHDGARILATAISGTVYVVRADGHGAPAALKGLGPGVEGADTSPVDDRVVLATGDGTARILGADRREPVVLRGHEGAVRSVAFSADGAAVVTASADGTARVFRADGKGAPMVLEGHEGVVNSAAFSRDGASVVTASEDGTARVWRLDGPGEPLLLRGHAGPLTGIAVSHDGSRIATAGTDKTARVFRADGSGEPVVLRGHEDHLLSVDFSPDGSRVVTGSADKTARIWRADGRGQPIVLGVHDDRVVGVAFSPEGTRIVTTSWNGILRVFEDGVPGEPVVLRDERAGLLRAAFSPDGQHIVATSGPNVKVWPADGRGVPRVLPSGYEDRAIAAIAVSPDGNHVAIAALDGCVRLLRVDGQGQPLLLSGLGAAVRTVAFSSDSARLVAVSSDGIARVLPVDGQGEAITLRAEGVTLTDAVLSPDATRVVTAANDGAARVFSIAAEPLMARACAYAGRNFTREEWAQLMPGIDYRATCPEWPGAPEQDAGAAPRLDVR; from the coding sequence GTGACCTTCTCGGCGCCTCCCGACCTCGATCAGGCGAAGGCCAGTGCCCGAGATCACAGGCGCCGGTTCCAGGCGGGCGGGACCGTGGGCGAGGGCGTGATCTATATCGAGCGCCCCGCGGACAGAGAGCTCTTCGAGGCGCTCCTGCGCGGAGAGCTCTGCTATGTGCTGTCGCCCCGACACATCGGGAAGTCCAGCCTGCGACTCCAGGTCTCGATGCGGCTCCGCGCCGAGCAGGTGGAGTGTGCGAGCGTCGATCTCGGGGCGCTCGGCACCGACACCACCTCGCCGGTGAGCTGGTACCTCGGGCTCGCCTCGGAGATCGCCGAGCAGCTCGGGCTGGAGCCGCCGGACGAGTTCTGGGACGCGCACTGGCACCTCGGGCCGGTGCACTGCTGGTTGCGCTGGCTCGAGGACGTCGTGCTCGTGGAGATCTCCTCCGCGATCGTCCTGTTCATCGACGAGGTCGACGCCACGCTGAACCTGCCGTTCTCGCGGGACGATTTCTTCGCCATCCTCCGGGCCTTCGTGAACCGGCGCGCGGAGCGCCCCGCCAACGCCCGGCTGACCTTCTGCCTGCTCGGGGCGGCGGCGCCCTCGGAGCTCGCCGCGGATCCGGCGCGCGCGCCGTTCAACATCGGCCGCCCGATCCGGCTCGACGACTTCACCCGCGCCGAGGTGCGCGGCTTCCGCGCCGGCCTGGAGGGGCTCGCGGCCGACCCCGACGCGCTGCTCGACGCGGTCTTCGCGTGGACCTCGGGGCACCCTTACATGACGCAGCGGCTCTGCGCCGATCTCGCCGGAGAGCGGCGCGATCTCGACGTCGACGAGGCCGTGGCGCGGCGGTTCCTGGACCAGGGCCGGACCGAGGACCCGAACCTGCGCCACGCGGAGCGATGCCTGGAGGCGCAGGGGCCCCGCTGCGGGCGGGCGCCGGCGCTCCTCCGGCTGTACAAGCAGCTGCTCGATGGCCACCGGGTGGGCGTCGACGCCGGGGACCCGATCCAGCGGACGCTGCTGCTCTCGGGGCTCTCCGTGGAGCGGACGGCGGCCTCGGGCGCGCCGTACCTCGACGTGCGCAACCGCGTCTTCCGCCGCGTCTTCGACCGGGCGTGGGTCCTGTCGCGCGAGGCGGACCGGGCCACGAGGGAGCCTCTCGCGCGCTGGCTGTCGCACGGGCGGAGGGACGACTACCTCGTCGGCGGCGTGGCGCTCGCGGAGCTCACGTCGTGGTGCGACGGCCGGGGGGACCTCTCGGCGGAGGAGACGGCGTTCCTCTCCGCCTGCGCGCGGGCGGAGGGCCAGAGGCGATCGACGCGGCGTCTCATCACCGTGCTCGCCGTCGCCGTCACGCTGCTCGGCGGCCTGATCCTCGTGCTCGTCTGGCAGATGGGGAAGGAGGAGCGGGCGCTGCTCCGCGCGCAGCAGGAGTCGCGCGAGAACGACGCCCGGCGGCTCGCGGCCCAGTCGGCGAAGGAGCGCGCCGAGGGCCTGCTGCCCCGCGCGCGCCTGCTCGCCGTGGAGGCGGCCCTCGCCGCCAGGGCGAGCGGCCGCCCCGCGGGCCCCGCCGTGGTGCAGGCGCTCGGCGACGCGGTCTGGGGCCCCGCCGTCGACCAGGAGGTGCTCGTCGGGGGCGGCGGCGCGGTCCAGCACGCGGCCTTCAGCCCCGACGGCCGCCTCGTCGCCACCGCCTCGGCCGACGGGGCCGCGCGGATCTTCCGCCTCGGCGGGCACGACGAGCCGCTCGTGCTGCGCGCCCGCACCCCCGGCGGCGTCGTCGCCGTCGCGTTCAACCACGACGGGAGCCTCCTGGCGACCGCGTCGACCGACGGCGCGGTGCGCCTGTGGCGCCCCGACGGCCGCGAGGACCGCGCGCTCAGCACGAGGGACGTCGCGCCGACCAGCGTGGCGTTCAGCCCGGATGGCAGCCGCGTCGTCGCGGGGACGACGGGCGGCGCGATCTACGTGTGGCGCCCCGACATGGAGGGCGAGCCGCCGCTCGTCGTGCCCCTGGGCGAGCGGCTCATCCGGCGCGCGGTGTTCAGCCACGACGGCGCCCGGATCCTCGCCACGGCGATCAGCGGGACGGTCTACGTCGTCCGCGCCGACGGGCACGGCGCCCCCGCGGCGCTGAAGGGGCTCGGGCCGGGCGTCGAGGGCGCGGACACGAGCCCGGTGGACGACCGCGTCGTCCTCGCGACGGGCGACGGGACGGCGCGCATCCTCGGCGCGGACCGGCGTGAGCCCGTCGTCCTCCGCGGGCACGAGGGCGCGGTGCGCAGCGTCGCGTTCAGCGCCGATGGCGCCGCGGTCGTCACGGCCTCCGCGGACGGGACCGCGCGCGTCTTCCGCGCGGACGGCAAGGGCGCGCCGATGGTCCTCGAGGGCCACGAGGGGGTCGTGAACAGCGCCGCCTTCAGCCGCGACGGCGCGAGCGTCGTCACCGCGTCGGAGGACGGCACCGCGCGGGTGTGGCGGCTCGACGGGCCGGGCGAGCCGCTGCTCCTGCGCGGCCATGCGGGGCCGCTGACCGGCATCGCCGTCAGCCACGACGGCAGCAGGATCGCCACCGCCGGGACCGACAAGACCGCGCGCGTCTTCCGGGCCGACGGCTCGGGCGAGCCCGTCGTCCTCCGCGGGCACGAGGACCACCTGCTCAGCGTCGACTTCAGCCCCGACGGGAGCCGCGTCGTCACCGGCTCGGCCGACAAGACGGCGCGGATCTGGCGCGCCGATGGGCGGGGCCAGCCGATCGTGCTCGGCGTCCACGACGACCGGGTGGTGGGCGTCGCCTTCAGCCCCGAGGGCACCCGGATCGTCACGACCTCGTGGAACGGCATCCTGCGCGTGTTCGAGGACGGCGTCCCGGGCGAGCCCGTCGTGCTGCGCGACGAGCGCGCGGGGCTGCTCAGGGCGGCGTTCAGCCCCGATGGCCAGCACATCGTGGCGACGTCGGGGCCCAACGTGAAGGTGTGGCCCGCGGACGGCCGCGGCGTCCCTCGCGTCCTCCCGTCGGGGTACGAGGATCGCGCGATCGCCGCGATCGCGGTGAGCCCGGACGGGAACCACGTCGCGATCGCCGCGCTCGACGGCTGCGTGCGGCTGCTCCGCGTCGACGGCCAGGGCCAGCCCCTCCTCCTGAGCGGCCTCGGCGCGGCGGTCCGGACCGTCGCGTTCAGCAGCGACAGCGCGCGCCTCGTCGCGGTGTCGAGCGACGGCATCGCGCGGGTGCTCCCCGTCGACGGGCAGGGCGAGGCGATCACCCTCCGCGCCGAGGGCGTCACGCTGACGGACGCCGTGTTGAGCCCGGATGCCACCCGGGTCGTGACCGCCGCGAACGACGGCGCGGCGCGCGTCTTCTCGATCGCGGCCGAGCCCCTGATGGCGCGCGCGTGCGCCTACGCCGGGCGCAACTTCACGCGCGAGGAATGGGCGCAGCTCATGCCCGGCATCGACTACCGCGCCACGTGCCCCGAGTGGCCAGGCGCCCCCGAGCAGGACGCCGGCGCAGCGCCGCGGCTGGACGTGCGCTGA